In the genome of Drosophila pseudoobscura strain MV-25-SWS-2005 chromosome 3, UCI_Dpse_MV25, whole genome shotgun sequence, one region contains:
- the Sgf29 gene encoding SAGA-associated factor 29, giving the protein MPLTAESAAQQIQDRLKDIQQQIHIVDEERRRAENSISTLVRSLQTNNAKVKPLLKASMLETSQEEATIRAALAKIHEIRSIRNERRIQARNAGNKEAIRRGALMKMVQLSAQTLPLFVSKPGERAPALCGAIPAEGNYVAKVGDNVAALAKGIDEEENWILAEVVQFLHRQNKYDVIDIDEEQKDRHVLSKRKVIPLPLMRANPETDGHALFPKDTVVMALYPQTTCFYKAIVHRLPATATEEYDVLFEDSSYMNGYAEPLPVAQRYVIAYRPTKKGAGSGSGNLSSA; this is encoded by the exons ATGCCACTAACTGCAGAGAGTGCAGCTCAGCAGATTCAG GATCGCCTGAAAGATATTCAACAACAGATTCACATTGTTGATGAGGAGCGTCGTCGGGCAGAGAACTCCATCTCAACTCTTGTACGTTCCCTTCAGACAAACAATGCCAAGGTGAAACCCCTGCTAAAGGCCAGCATGTTGGAGACCTCGCAGGAGGAGGCCACCATTAGAGCCGCTCTAGCAAAAATCCACGAAATTCGGAGCATTCGCAACGAACGTCGCATTCAGG CTCGGAATGCTGGCAACAAAGAAGCTATTCGTCGCGGCGCACTCATGAAAATGGTGCAGCTCTCTGCCCAAACTTTGCCTTTGTTTGTGAGCAAACCAGGCGAACGGGCTCCAGCCTTATGTGGAGCAATTCCAGCCGAGGGAAACTACGTGGCCAAG GTGGGCGACAACGTAGCCGCTTTGGCAAAGGGCATCGATGAAGAGGAGAACTGGATACTGGCGGAGGTGGTTCAGTTTTTGCATCGCCAAAATAAGTACGACGTGATTGACATTGATGAAGAGCAAAAGGATCGCCATGTTCTCAGCAAAAGGAAAGTTATTCCGCTACCCCTAATGCGTGCCAATCCTGAGACTGATGGTCACGCTCTGTTTCCCAAGGACACTGTAGTGATGGCGTTGTATCCACAAACAACCTGTTTCTACAAAGCCATTGTCCACCGCCTGCCTGCGACTGCCACAGAAGAGTATGATGTTCTCTTCGAGGACTCGTCCTATATGAACGGCTATGCGGAGCCTCTGCCCGTAGCCCAGCGATATGTCATCGCGTATCGTCCTACGAAGAAAGGcgctggcagcggcagcggtaaTCTCTCATCGGCATAA
- the LOC4803774 gene encoding queuosine salvage protein — protein MVSKSLSPRESGAHIVQHAKHVRVLPEGIEKLSKEILDGLQSKRIGVENFSQHELHPNPDDSKPEAYSGAADWVFVLDTLNFCFWTPNNYTKYKVDGYTGYFALCAAIKRAIADGLNVTNAKFYSEIDMKTVEHIFRSDDGETKIPLIQKRLDCLHEVGNSLLKKYDGRFENVIKAADKSAVRLLELIVEEFPCFRDQADFAGKRVSILKRAQILVGDIWSCYRGKGLGFFHDIDQITMFADYRIPQVLVHFGSLQYTPELLEVLKSDTILENGDPMEVEIRGASIYIIEQVRDEVMKSLKENHPEISPDNVNSVVIDQYLWDYRRQYQADLEHIPFHKVLSIYY, from the exons ATGGTAAGCAAAAGCCTAAGCCCACGAGAATCTGGAGCTCACATCGTGCAGCATGCCAAGCACGTTCGAGTGCTGCCTGAAGGCATCGAAAAGCTGTCCAAGGAGATTCTGGACGGCCTGCAGAGCAAGCGCATAGGAGTGGAGAACTTTTCGCAACATGAGCTGCATCCAAATCCGGACGATAGCAAGCCTGAAGCATATTCAGGAGCCGCTGACTGGGTTTTTGTCTTGGACACCCTGAACTTTTGCTTCTGGACACCGA ATAACTATACCAAATACAAGGTTGATGGCTACACGGGATACTTTGCCCTCTGTGCAGCCATTAAAAGGGCCATCGCTGACGGCTTAAATGTGACGAATGCAAAGTTCTACTCAGAAATCGACATGAAGACGGTGGAACATATATTCCGATCGGACGACGGCGAGACAAAGATACCGCTGATCCAGAAACGGCTCGACTGTCTCCATGAAGTGGGCAACAGCCTGCTAAAGAAGTACGATGGCCGCTTCGAGAATGTGATCAAGGCAGCCGACAAATCGGCTGTGCGTCTGCTCGAGCTGATTGTCGAGGAATTCCCGTGTTTCCGGGACCAGGCAGACTTTGCGGGAAAGCGCGTTTCGATCCTGAAACGGGCTCAGATACTTGTCGGCGATATCTGGTCCTGTTACAGGGGCAAGGGTCTGGGCTTTTTCCACGACATCGATCAGATCACCATGTTCGCCGACTACCGTATTCCACAGGTGCTGGTGCACTTCGGCAGCTTGCAGTACACGCCGGAGTTGCTAGAGGTGCTCAAATCGGATACAATTCTGGAGAACGGAGATCCAATGGAGGTGGAGATACGCGGAGCATCGATATACATAATCGAGCAGGTCAGAGATGAGGTGATGAAATCCTTGAAGGAAAACCATCCAGAAATCTCTCCCGACAACGTGAATTCTGTTGTGATTGACCAGTACCTCTGGGACTATAGACGCCAGTATCAGGCGGACTTGGAACATATCCCATTCCACAAAGTCTTGAGCATTTACTATTAA
- the RpL29 gene encoding 60S ribosomal protein L29, with amino-acid sequence MAKSKNHTNHNQNKKAHRNGIKRPMRKRHESTMGMDVKFLINQRYARKGNLSREESVKKYNERIASQQGKPKPITL; translated from the exons ATGGCCAAGTCAAAGAATCACACAAACCACAACCAGAACAAGAAGGCCCATCGCAATGGCATCAAGCGCCCTATGCGTAAGCGCCACGAGTCCACCATGGGC ATGGATGTCAAGTTCCTGATCAACCAGCGGTACGCACGCAAGGGTAACCTGTCCCGCGAAGAGTCGGTGAAGAAATACAACGAACGCATCGCCTCGCAGCAGGGCAAGCCCAAGCCCATTACTTTGTAG
- the LOC4803771 gene encoding ceramide-1-phosphate transfer protein codes for MSEFNEPNPTLSENDTEESLNTAKETAECFDIEKVAELFASSLLEEDDVLLDAYLAAYEEIMRFFQLMGSIFGFVSSDVRSKIDILYELRKTDTEEQKNFETFKAMLVYERDANLLTKKGYVSGSRTLLRLHRGLEFFYEFLKRLQDLPNDEKTANVCRTAYDDTLGKHHAFLIRKGARLAMYAMPSRGDLLTRVCQDVQSAISKLPEMLANTRRAYDRTEQLYTLHDLHNLP; via the exons ATGTCTGAATTTAATGAACCAAACCCGACTCTGTCTGAAAATGACACGGAGGAATCTCTCAATACCGCTAAGGAGACAGCAGAATGCTTCGATATTGAAAAGGTGGCCGAGCTGTTCGCAAGCAGTCTCCTGGAAGAAGATGACGTCCTCTTGGATGCCTATCTGGCGGCCTACGAAGAAATTATGAG GTTCTTTCAGCTGATGGGCAGCATCTTTGGTTTCGTGAGCAGTGATGTTCGCAGCAAAATAGACATTCTCTACGAGCTACGGAAGACTGATACTGAGGAGCAGAAAAATTTCGAGACCTTTAAAGCAATGCTGGTTTATGAGAGGGACGCTaatctgctgacgaaaaaaGGCTATGTGTCGGGTAGCCGCACTCTACTGCGTCTCCATCGTGGCCTTG AGTTTTTCTACGAGTTTCTGAAGCGCCTGCAAGACCTGCCGAACGACGAGAAGACTGCTAACGTGTGCAGAACGGCCTATGACGACACTCTTGGTAAGCATCATGCATTTTTAATACGAAAGGGCGCCCGCCTGGCCATGTATGCGATGCCATCTCGTGGGGATCTGCTCACTCGCGTCTGCCAGGATGTGCAAAGTGCAATTTCAAAGCTGCCGGAAATGCTGGCGAACACCCGGAGGGCCTACGACCGCACGGAACAGCTCTACACGCTGCACGATCTCCACAATTTGCCCTAG